A single region of the Kwoniella botswanensis chromosome 1, complete sequence genome encodes:
- a CDS encoding pre-mRNA-splicing factor CWC24: MASPLVQFKKGPSRRPVQSRKRSASPVADPDLSSSSTSVVRPEKKNIANPLVQGTKRRRDLNGENNDEGLGLDDLDYRADEGLTRRADELATRANDWDLEQDGGDVLKEKKLKLNEDGELDVDDGLYRGSSNYLPTINKTRETLNAKMKTGPIKATSHVRTITLMDYQPDVCKDYKETGFCGYGDSCKFLHDRGDYLAGWQMDNLPEGQQQVIEEEDEEEEVPFACLICRQPFTNPVVTKCGHYFCMSCATKRFIKSPKCYACGAPTSGIFNTADKILAKMEARNKAKREAKGIVDEEAEDDGGIEIGGGSGSEDEQEED; this comes from the exons ATGGCATCACCCCTGGTTCAGTTCAAAAAAGGACCCTCTCGCCGACCTGTCCAATCCCGAAAGAGATCCGCATCACCCGTCGCAGACCCCGATCTGTCATCGTCCTCTACCTCGGTGGTACGTccagagaagaagaacataGCCAACCCTCTAGTCCAGGGGACTAAAAGACGGCGCGATTTGAATGGAGAGAACAACGACGAGGGACTAGGgctggatgatttggattaTAGGGCTGATGAGGGGTTGACTCGAAGGGCGGATGAGCTCGCGACCAGAGCAAATGATTGGGATCTCGAGCAGGATGGTGGCGACGTGTtaaaagagaagaagttgaaattgaatgag GATGGCGAGCTAGACgtagatgatggattatATCGAGGATCCTCAAACTACTTACCCACCATCAACAAAACTCGTGAAACACTCAATGCGAAGATGAAAACTGGTCCTATCAAAGCTACCAGTCATGTACGTACGATTACATTGATGGATTATCAACCGGATGTATGTAAAGACTATAAAGAAACTGGATTTTGTGGTTATGGAGATTCTTGTAAATTCTTACATGATAGAGGAGATTACCTCGCAGGTTGGCAGATGGATAATTTACCTGAAGGCCAACAACAGGttatagaagaagaggatgaagaagaggaagttccATTTGCATGTCTAATATGTAGACAACCGTTTACCAATCCGGTGGTTACTAAATGTGGACATTATTTCTgcatgag TTGCGCAACCAAACGATTCATCAAATCACCCAAATGTTATGCCTGCGGTGCACCCACGTCAGGTATATTCAACACTGCCGATAAGATTCTGGCAAAGATGGAAGCTAGGAATAAAGCGAAGAGAGAAGCAAAAGGAAtagtggatgaggaagcggaagatgatggtgggattgagattggtggtgggagtgggagtgaggatgaacaagaggaagattag